One window from the genome of Blastopirellula retiformator encodes:
- a CDS encoding polymorphic toxin-type HINT domain-containing protein gives MSSSPIARNASPRVPWLYLAGCLLILAGALPAIWKWSTPADAQANNVVAEDSSLRFQDIETVRVGQRVVTDVAAADRPLKTSVDPATWKRVTIAAETVDAAGHPDRIVAQTLASPDWLEIWEVKLGAKIPFPFDLIEMGIPPETEGEVTAIDPCPTIPDAPGQVILSTISHQNHDVWELDVESVSGQRDTLRATGFHPFYSVDRDDHVQVYQLKEGELLQGADDLVTLKSKRRIPGYHQVFNFTVEADHVYRVGHLGVLVHNNVPCGPGGTPKGISNVPGKDFTPNPSITKPYSRPRGAGPTAEQRRAVQGKPCVECGKVTPNQVADHKDPLSVQYYREGKVDVAKQSAVDAVQAHCPTCSARQGGLLSAFVKRMKILLGL, from the coding sequence ATGTCTTCTTCACCAATAGCTCGAAACGCCTCACCGCGAGTCCCCTGGCTCTACCTCGCCGGCTGCCTGCTCATTTTGGCGGGCGCGTTGCCGGCGATTTGGAAGTGGTCGACGCCGGCCGACGCCCAGGCGAATAATGTCGTCGCCGAAGACTCGTCGCTGCGCTTTCAAGACATTGAGACCGTCCGGGTTGGGCAGCGGGTCGTAACCGACGTCGCCGCGGCCGATCGCCCTTTAAAAACGTCGGTCGATCCAGCGACCTGGAAGCGGGTGACGATCGCCGCCGAAACCGTCGACGCCGCCGGGCACCCTGATCGGATCGTAGCGCAGACGCTCGCTTCGCCCGATTGGCTAGAGATCTGGGAAGTCAAACTGGGCGCCAAAATCCCGTTCCCGTTCGATCTGATCGAAATGGGAATTCCGCCCGAGACCGAAGGCGAAGTCACGGCGATCGATCCCTGCCCGACGATACCCGACGCGCCCGGCCAGGTCATCCTCTCCACGATCAGCCACCAAAACCACGACGTCTGGGAGCTCGACGTCGAGTCGGTCAGCGGCCAACGCGACACGCTACGTGCGACCGGCTTTCATCCCTTCTACAGCGTTGACCGAGACGATCATGTCCAGGTCTATCAGCTGAAGGAAGGAGAACTGCTGCAAGGCGCCGATGATCTTGTCACGCTGAAGTCGAAACGCAGGATCCCGGGCTACCACCAGGTTTTCAACTTTACGGTGGAGGCGGATCATGTCTATCGTGTTGGGCATCTGGGCGTGTTGGTGCATAATAATGTGCCTTGTGGTCCGGGTGGGACGCCAAAAGGAATTTCGAACGTTCCCGGCAAAGATTTTACGCCCAATCCAAGCATAACAAAGCCGTATTCACGCCCCAGAGGAGCTGGGCCAACTGCAGAACAGCGCAGAGCCGTGCAGGGAAAGCCATGTGTTGAGTGCGGCAAGGTTACGCCCAATCAAGTTGCTGACCATAAGGACCCGTTATCCGTTCAATATTATCGTGAGGGTAAGGTGGACGTCGCTAAACAATCGGCAGTAGACGCCGTTCAAGCACATTGTCCGACTTGTTCGGCGAGGCAGGGCGGGCTACTGTCAGCATTTGTCAAACGCATGAAGATTCTACTAGGATTGTGA